One genomic segment of Bifidobacteriaceae bacterium includes these proteins:
- a CDS encoding ATP-binding protein, with product MIDQQTMVKLRKMRLSGMADSFEQAASTSGQTPLSGPDLVKMAVDWEWERRQNGKLRRLRRQARLAQPDADLADVKAMPGRELDTEFLARLAGGGYIANRQDVVLQGPTGAGKTYVACALANKACQQYRTVLYFTAPDLFDHLTVADRLGEKKGCLDTLVKVELLVIDDS from the coding sequence GTGATCGATCAGCAGACAATGGTCAAACTCCGCAAGATGCGCCTGTCCGGAATGGCCGACAGCTTCGAGCAGGCCGCGAGCACGTCGGGTCAAACGCCGCTGTCCGGGCCCGACCTGGTCAAAATGGCCGTTGACTGGGAATGGGAGCGCCGCCAGAACGGGAAGCTTCGGCGGCTGCGCCGCCAAGCCCGCCTAGCGCAACCCGACGCAGACCTCGCCGACGTCAAAGCCATGCCGGGACGCGAGCTCGACACCGAGTTCCTCGCCCGGCTGGCCGGCGGCGGTTACATCGCCAACCGGCAGGACGTCGTCCTGCAGGGCCCGACCGGCGCCGGCAAGACATACGTGGCGTGCGCGTTGGCGAACAAAGCCTGCCAGCAGTACCGGACGGTGTTGTACTTCACCGCCCCAGACCTGTTCGACCACTTGACCGTCGCGGACCGCCTCGGCGAGAAGAAAGGATGCCTCGACACGCTCGTCAAAGTCGAACTGCTCGTGATCGACGACTCCTGA
- the istA gene encoding IS21 family transposase, whose amino-acid sequence MVDHKQILRLRAEGVSQRGIADVLGCSRNTVAAAFQAAKTKGIVWQDAADLEADEVRRLLFGAPNSPQAGRAAPDFEYVHKEMGRPHTTLLLLWTEYADRCRASGEAPYAYSYFHEQYRRWMRSTGATMRIPRVPGELIEVDWAGDPMAFADPLSGELRQAWLFVAALPYSAYAYVEGFADMKLASWIDAHVHMFEFFGGAARLLTPDNLRVGVSKADRYEPALNPAYARCAEHYGTAIIPARVRRPRDKATAEGSVRHVAYRVAATLRERRFVGLAELNEAVSEEIALVNQKPFQKREDSRLILFQRDERELLRPLPPPASSWRN is encoded by the coding sequence ATGGTTGACCACAAACAGATCCTCCGGTTGCGAGCCGAGGGTGTGAGCCAACGGGGCATCGCGGATGTGCTGGGTTGCTCGCGCAACACGGTCGCCGCGGCGTTCCAGGCCGCCAAGACGAAGGGGATTGTGTGGCAGGACGCGGCGGACCTCGAAGCAGACGAGGTCCGCCGCTTGCTGTTCGGCGCGCCGAACAGCCCCCAGGCCGGGCGAGCCGCCCCCGACTTCGAGTATGTGCACAAAGAGATGGGACGCCCGCACACGACGCTGCTCTTGTTGTGGACCGAGTACGCCGACAGGTGCCGCGCCAGCGGCGAGGCGCCCTACGCGTACTCGTACTTCCATGAGCAGTATCGCAGGTGGATGCGCTCGACGGGCGCGACGATGCGGATTCCCCGCGTCCCTGGCGAGTTGATCGAGGTGGACTGGGCCGGCGACCCGATGGCGTTCGCGGACCCTTTGAGCGGCGAGCTGCGCCAGGCCTGGCTGTTCGTCGCCGCGTTGCCGTATTCGGCGTACGCCTATGTGGAGGGGTTCGCGGACATGAAGCTGGCGTCCTGGATCGACGCCCATGTCCACATGTTCGAGTTCTTCGGAGGCGCCGCCAGGTTGCTGACCCCGGACAACCTGCGTGTCGGCGTTTCCAAAGCCGACCGCTACGAGCCGGCCCTGAACCCGGCCTACGCCAGGTGCGCCGAGCATTACGGGACCGCGATCATCCCGGCGAGAGTCAGGCGCCCCCGTGACAAGGCGACCGCGGAAGGATCTGTCAGGCATGTCGCCTACCGTGTCGCGGCGACTTTGCGGGAACGCCGGTTCGTCGGGTTGGCGGAGTTGAATGAGGCGGTCTCCGAGGAGATCGCCCTGGTCAACCAGAAGCCGTTCCAGAAACGGGAGGACTCCCGTCTGATCTTGTTCCAGCGCGACGAACGGGAACTGCTGCGGCCGCTGCCCCCACCCGCTTCGAGTTGGCGGAACTGA